Proteins from a single region of Abyssalbus ytuae:
- a CDS encoding dioxygenase family protein, with the protein MKRKDFLKKGIVGIGTIVALPTVVNACSKSDDNNSQNGDTGENSNGECSLSPQETKGPFPIHTPAELVKANIVSDRSGVALLINITVQDLSENCEAASGVYVDIWHCDSDGNYSEYGGTSMQSTDYTDVSFLRGRQLTDVNGQVSFISIYPGWYMGRAPHIHVEILDKNENSLLVTQIAFPENISEDVYVTENYHGSADTSNNGDNVFSDSLDENMADSVTGNNTDGYTLNKTIIIS; encoded by the coding sequence ATGAAAAGAAAAGATTTTTTAAAAAAAGGAATCGTAGGTATAGGAACCATTGTTGCATTACCTACCGTAGTAAATGCCTGTTCAAAGAGTGATGATAATAACTCCCAAAATGGCGATACAGGAGAAAACAGTAATGGAGAGTGTAGTTTATCTCCCCAGGAAACAAAAGGTCCGTTCCCTATACACACCCCGGCCGAGTTGGTGAAGGCAAACATAGTGTCCGACAGAAGCGGGGTTGCATTATTAATAAATATTACCGTACAGGATTTAAGCGAAAACTGTGAAGCGGCCTCTGGTGTGTATGTAGATATATGGCATTGTGATTCTGACGGAAATTACTCCGAATATGGAGGAACCTCCATGCAATCTACTGATTATACTGATGTAAGTTTTTTAAGAGGCAGGCAGTTAACAGATGTAAACGGACAGGTTTCGTTCATAAGTATTTATCCCGGGTGGTATATGGGAAGGGCTCCCCATATTCATGTTGAAATACTCGATAAAAATGAAAATTCGTTGTTAGTAACCCAAATTGCATTTCCTGAAAATATTTCTGAAGATGTATATGTTACGGAAAATTATCATGGCTCAGCTGATACAAGTAACAACGGGGATAATGTTTTTTCAGATAGTTTAGATGAAAATATGGCCGATTCTGTTACAGGAAACAATACCGATGGATATACCTTAAACAAAACCATTATTATTAGTTAA
- a CDS encoding LytR/AlgR family response regulator transcription factor codes for MRCIIIDDEPLAINVLKNYCEKLDFLEMMGAYNNPINAISDIKEKKIDLILIDIEMPQMNGLDFMNSLDNKPLFIFTTAYPQYAVDGFDLNAVDYLVKPIPYHRFIKAISRAKELYELSKSKNMMNVFPSVGVDDKQYIFVKAEYENVKIDINKIKYVQGLKDYLKIHIEGTNKPILTLMNFRGMMEKLPDYFIRIHKSFVININQIKSVQKNRVIIDDVRIPIGESYKSEFNERLGL; via the coding sequence ATGAGATGCATAATAATTGATGATGAGCCCCTGGCTATTAATGTTCTTAAAAATTATTGCGAAAAGCTCGATTTTTTAGAGATGATGGGTGCATATAATAATCCGATAAACGCAATATCAGATATTAAGGAAAAAAAGATAGACCTTATTTTAATAGATATTGAAATGCCGCAGATGAACGGACTGGATTTTATGAACTCATTAGATAATAAGCCATTGTTTATTTTCACCACGGCCTACCCCCAGTATGCGGTAGACGGTTTTGATTTAAATGCGGTAGATTATTTGGTTAAACCCATCCCATATCACCGTTTTATAAAAGCTATATCACGGGCAAAAGAACTTTATGAACTTTCAAAATCTAAAAATATGATGAATGTTTTTCCTTCGGTAGGTGTAGATGACAAGCAATATATATTTGTGAAAGCAGAATATGAAAACGTTAAAATAGACATAAACAAAATCAAATATGTACAGGGGCTTAAAGATTACCTTAAAATACATATTGAAGGAACCAACAAGCCTATTTTAACTTTAATGAATTTTAGAGGAATGATGGAAAAGTTACCGGATTATTTCATAAGAATTCATAAATCATTTGTTATTAATATAAATCAGATAAAGTCGGTTCAAAAAAACAGGGTTATTATTGATGATGTAAGAATTCCTATTGGAGAAAGCTACAAAAGTGAATTTAATGAAAGATTAGGGCTTTAA
- a CDS encoding sensor histidine kinase has product MIERKNIKEVTIHAIIWIIIFLISTLEFYSQFKSIPYHIYTRLVIYIIVFYLNYLFLIPRLLLKGKLYNYLFFCVAMIITFLFLTRFIEPEPVFKLRPGNFEGLANRPELPEPPKMKSTLFRYVFPFLTMGFFIIAGTTIKIYSDWKKNIELRKQVESEKIHSELQFLKTQLNPHFLFNSLNTIYSLSVSKSAYTSEAILNVAELMRYMLYEANKDLVPLSKEIDYIKNYIQLQRLRLLNSEQVSIQIRGNYENKFIQPLLLISFIENAFKYGTDYKGNTVVKININVEGNTLYFNISNIIGTHKKDISNSGIGLKNIKNRLKLLYPDSHELEIVNDGENYTVNLRLNNLKG; this is encoded by the coding sequence ATGATAGAAAGAAAAAATATAAAAGAAGTTACAATTCATGCCATAATATGGATTATCATTTTCTTGATAAGTACGCTTGAATTTTATAGTCAGTTTAAATCAATACCTTACCATATTTATACCCGACTGGTTATTTATATTATTGTTTTTTATTTAAACTATCTCTTTCTTATTCCCAGACTTTTACTAAAAGGCAAGCTTTATAATTATTTGTTTTTTTGTGTGGCAATGATTATAACTTTTCTTTTTTTAACCAGATTTATAGAGCCGGAACCTGTTTTTAAATTAAGGCCCGGAAATTTTGAAGGGTTGGCAAACAGGCCTGAACTTCCTGAACCTCCTAAAATGAAAAGTACTCTTTTCAGGTATGTTTTCCCGTTTTTAACCATGGGGTTTTTCATAATAGCAGGTACGACAATTAAAATTTACAGTGATTGGAAAAAAAATATAGAACTGAGAAAACAGGTAGAAAGTGAAAAAATACACTCTGAACTTCAGTTTCTCAAAACACAGTTAAATCCGCATTTTTTATTTAATTCATTAAATACTATTTATTCTCTTTCTGTTAGTAAATCAGCCTATACCTCAGAGGCTATTTTAAATGTGGCCGAATTAATGAGGTACATGTTATATGAAGCTAATAAAGATTTGGTGCCTCTTTCAAAAGAAATTGATTATATAAAAAATTATATCCAGTTACAACGGTTAAGGCTGTTAAATAGCGAGCAGGTATCAATACAGATAAGAGGAAATTATGAAAACAAGTTTATTCAGCCTTTGTTACTTATTTCATTTATTGAAAATGCTTTTAAATATGGTACAGATTATAAAGGCAACACGGTTGTGAAAATAAATATTAATGTAGAGGGGAATACTCTTTATTTTAATATTTCAAATATTATAGGAACCCATAAAAAAGATATCTCAAATTCCGGGATAGGATTAAAAAATATAAAAAACAGGCTTAAACTGCTTTATCCTGATTCGCATGAATTGGAAATAGTAAACGATGGAGAAAATTATACGGTAAATTTGCGCTTAAATAATTTAAAAGGATGA
- a CDS encoding DUF4907 domain-containing protein, which translates to MKHKLIIPVVAISMLFVVVSGVNLILKKQDNTYKVKVFKVAEGYGYLILADSKIIIKQSFIPAINGEIPFSNPEDAKVIGNLVKDKLKKNILPAITEAELKEFNVEY; encoded by the coding sequence ATGAAGCATAAATTAATAATACCGGTTGTGGCCATATCCATGTTATTCGTTGTTGTTTCCGGCGTAAATTTGATCTTAAAAAAACAGGATAATACTTATAAGGTAAAAGTATTTAAGGTAGCTGAAGGATATGGATATTTAATTTTAGCCGATTCAAAAATTATTATTAAACAATCTTTTATACCGGCAATAAACGGTGAAATACCGTTTTCTAACCCGGAAGATGCAAAAGTTATTGGAAATTTAGTGAAAGATAAATTAAAAAAAAATATCTTACCGGCGATAACAGAAGCCGAATTGAAAGAATTTAACGTGGAATATTGA
- a CDS encoding Kelch repeat-containing protein, whose translation MKKISFKKLIILGLSSFFLLSCSNDDDDDDDSVGNWINRSVFDGTPRSSASAFTIENKGYMGVGYDGDDYLIDFWEYDMEGNYWAQRADFPGVARSSAVGFSINGKGYIGSGYDGTDELSDFYEYDPETHSWVEVTSFPENPRRGAVAFGANGYGYFGTGFDGSNDRKDFWKYNPEDQSWEQLVGFGGNKRRNATTFTINDKVYLGTGSANGVYLTDFWVFDSSSEAWSQLLDLDEDDDYQVVRSSAVGFSLNGYGYIACGERSGSISSVWEYDPSDDTWTVKTGFEGSSRQDPIVITNGNRAFVGLGRSGTAYWDDFDEFFPFDEYDDED comes from the coding sequence ATGAAAAAAATTAGTTTTAAAAAATTAATAATACTGGGATTAAGTTCATTCTTTTTATTAAGCTGTTCTAATGACGACGACGATGACGATGATTCGGTAGGGAACTGGATAAACAGATCGGTATTTGACGGAACACCACGCAGCAGCGCATCTGCATTTACTATAGAAAACAAAGGGTATATGGGAGTTGGTTATGATGGCGATGATTATTTAATTGACTTTTGGGAATATGATATGGAAGGAAATTATTGGGCACAACGGGCAGATTTTCCTGGAGTAGCAAGAAGTTCGGCAGTAGGATTTTCTATAAACGGTAAAGGTTATATAGGATCGGGTTACGATGGTACCGATGAATTGAGTGATTTTTATGAGTACGATCCCGAAACCCACTCATGGGTAGAAGTAACCTCCTTTCCTGAAAACCCAAGACGTGGTGCAGTAGCGTTCGGGGCTAACGGATACGGCTATTTTGGAACCGGGTTTGACGGTAGCAACGACAGAAAGGATTTTTGGAAATATAACCCTGAAGACCAGAGCTGGGAACAATTGGTAGGTTTTGGTGGAAATAAAAGAAGAAATGCCACAACCTTTACCATAAATGATAAAGTTTATTTGGGAACAGGATCGGCAAACGGTGTTTATTTGACAGATTTCTGGGTTTTTGATTCTTCCTCCGAAGCGTGGAGTCAGTTACTCGATCTTGATGAAGATGATGATTATCAGGTTGTAAGAAGTTCGGCAGTAGGGTTTTCATTAAACGGATATGGTTATATTGCATGTGGAGAAAGAAGTGGGTCAATAAGTTCAGTTTGGGAATATGATCCGAGCGATGATACATGGACCGTGAAAACCGGATTTGAAGGATCATCCAGGCAGGACCCCATTGTAATTACCAATGGTAACCGTGCATTTGTAGGTTTAGGGAGATCAGGTACTGCGTATTGGGATGATTTTGACGAATTCTTTCCGTTTGATGAATATGATGATGAAGATTAA
- a CDS encoding DUF6268 family outer membrane beta-barrel protein produces MKRIFVTVMCSLTFIKTHSQIENKNVALFDYKMNLWSKEAGLNKMRFNVNYVFFDKTSPLSVGFNANLYDFYYDVNNVDYAGNTSQISNIYSFTINFLKTLHISEKLNIVLGFSPQAVSNFNTDVTTNDINLNFTGYFEKKWTNVNSFSKLAVGAEYGYRLGKLKWLPVLYYYKEFNENIDITFGFPKTQITYRFNDRNSLKLNVYEDSFYANIHYKYLGDQNYKSYKMTYLNFSAGLNYELSFGNNWFATSAVDYSIYNDLEIIDNHEFNMGNVASLTFGMKYKF; encoded by the coding sequence GTGAAGAGAATTTTTGTAACGGTTATGTGTAGTTTGACTTTTATAAAAACCCACTCCCAAATTGAAAATAAAAATGTGGCTTTATTTGATTATAAAATGAATTTGTGGAGCAAGGAGGCAGGTTTAAATAAAATGAGGTTTAATGTTAACTATGTTTTTTTTGATAAAACCTCGCCACTGAGTGTGGGATTTAATGCGAACCTTTATGATTTTTACTACGATGTAAACAATGTGGATTATGCAGGCAATACTTCACAAATTTCTAATATTTACTCCTTTACGATCAATTTTTTAAAAACATTGCATATAAGTGAGAAACTGAATATAGTCCTGGGATTTTCACCACAGGCAGTATCTAATTTTAATACCGATGTAACAACAAATGACATTAATTTAAATTTTACCGGTTATTTTGAAAAAAAATGGACCAACGTTAATTCCTTTTCCAAACTTGCTGTTGGAGCGGAATATGGTTACAGGTTAGGAAAACTAAAATGGCTGCCCGTTTTATATTATTATAAAGAGTTTAATGAAAACATTGATATAACATTTGGTTTTCCGAAAACGCAAATCACATACAGGTTTAATGACAGGAATTCTCTGAAACTAAACGTATATGAAGACTCTTTTTACGCTAACATCCATTACAAATATCTGGGCGATCAGAACTATAAAAGCTATAAAATGACCTATTTAAATTTTTCGGCCGGATTAAATTATGAACTCAGTTTTGGTAATAACTGGTTCGCTACTTCTGCTGTAGATTATTCAATTTATAATGATTTAGAGATAATTGATAATCATGAATTTAATATGGGAAATGTAGCAAGTTTAACTTTTGGGATGAAATATAAATTTTAA
- a CDS encoding DUF4270 family protein has product MRYLIIILITLLIFSCNEENSLLVEDQITESNLRVIKIDTFTTIFSTFKYDSIPTSESTRILVGRYNDPVFGEIKASSFFELLPSGYSISNDAVFDSIALCLRYDGYFYNDTLQTNTISVKRLNDEMRTDNDEYFYNTSEVSHYEENIGLATYNPRPNNNSDSLLIKLNDEVGVTIFQKIQDKNITNDDQFREFFKGITIQPGSDDSSIIGFSKSSDETYVRLFYSEPDEDDNVQDYLDLSINLSSTEPTFFNNVTSTRTDTYLENLNDKETLLLASDSDNMSFIQAGTGVATRVEIPFIKTINDIQGQGTLLDVKLYVSPLDYKNEKLKISDSLPLYIIDINNDITGYLTGLSEEQTLAVLNYEDEEFNEVYYEIPLLSFIEDEISSTRNEGLALIIFPPSYNSSVNRIILSTENNSFLKSHLEITYVIYDKNE; this is encoded by the coding sequence ATGCGATATCTTATAATTATATTAATAACCCTTCTCATATTTTCCTGTAATGAGGAAAACAGTTTGCTGGTTGAAGATCAAATAACCGAAAGCAATTTAAGAGTAATAAAGATTGATACATTTACAACAATCTTTTCCACTTTTAAGTACGACAGCATACCTACTTCGGAATCAACCCGGATACTGGTGGGGAGATACAACGATCCGGTATTTGGCGAAATTAAAGCTTCCAGCTTTTTTGAGCTGTTGCCATCGGGGTATTCCATTAGCAATGACGCAGTTTTTGACAGTATAGCCCTGTGCCTGAGATATGACGGGTATTTTTATAATGACACCTTACAAACCAATACAATAAGTGTTAAAAGGCTTAATGATGAGATGAGAACTGATAATGATGAATATTTTTATAATACTTCGGAGGTTTCACACTATGAAGAAAACATTGGATTAGCAACTTACAACCCCAGACCCAATAATAATAGTGACTCTTTACTGATTAAATTAAATGATGAAGTGGGAGTCACTATTTTTCAAAAAATTCAAGATAAAAATATTACAAATGACGATCAATTCAGAGAATTTTTTAAGGGAATTACAATACAACCCGGTAGTGATGACAGTAGCATTATTGGCTTTTCAAAAAGTTCGGATGAAACTTACGTCAGATTATTTTATTCAGAACCCGATGAGGATGATAACGTACAAGACTACCTCGATTTAAGTATTAATTTATCTTCTACCGAACCCACGTTTTTTAATAATGTCACTTCAACAAGAACTGATACTTATCTGGAAAATCTGAACGATAAAGAAACACTACTCCTGGCCTCCGACAGTGATAATATGAGTTTTATCCAGGCAGGAACAGGAGTTGCCACCCGGGTTGAAATTCCTTTTATTAAAACCATCAATGACATTCAAGGGCAGGGAACCCTGCTCGATGTGAAATTGTATGTAAGCCCTTTGGATTATAAAAATGAAAAATTAAAAATATCAGATTCTTTACCCCTTTACATCATTGATATAAATAATGATATAACCGGCTATCTAACCGGCTTAAGTGAAGAACAAACATTAGCTGTATTAAATTATGAAGATGAAGAGTTTAATGAAGTTTATTATGAAATTCCATTGCTATCATTTATTGAAGACGAAATATCATCAACACGCAATGAAGGTTTGGCACTTATAATATTCCCTCCTTCTTATAACTCATCTGTAAACCGAATTATTTTATCAACAGAAAATAATAGTTTTCTTAAATCCCACCTTGAAATAACATATGTTATATATGATAAAAATGAATAA
- a CDS encoding OmpP1/FadL family transporter has protein sequence MNKETLLTIACFSIIIFKGYTQSGTSPSPYSLYGLGLANETSIGKNNGLGRGGIAIGSDAAINNLNPASYALINNNSFLFDVGIKGGYDTFTNMRDNNSSYNFNFSNIALAFSLSPKSGIGATLIPYTSVSYSISEMETNIEGSNETFTSYAYGDGGMSEFKINYGYLLNDKIRLGLSSSLLFGSIDETEYFYLSNSYFEINRVSNYSGIRFGVGFQYDINPKITIAGTLQSSASLKASLKRSVLKAIDATSIYVEEDEEGEISDFKLPVELGTGIKYNFSDELFFTADYKKNFWSSTDQKDNMGTYLDQDIFSFGAEYKNNTYTDKFWKKVSYRAGYNFDNGYLSINDEKVNSFALTLGLGLPLSTSRNSAINVSYAYGSRGQIDNYFVKENYHLLTVNLSLEDIWFVKRKIN, from the coding sequence ATGAATAAAGAAACCCTCCTGACAATTGCCTGTTTTTCAATTATAATATTTAAAGGTTATACTCAATCCGGCACATCACCCTCACCTTATTCTTTATATGGTTTAGGCCTTGCAAACGAAACCAGCATAGGCAAAAATAACGGTCTGGGAAGAGGAGGAATTGCTATTGGCAGTGACGCTGCGATTAATAACCTTAACCCTGCTTCTTATGCATTAATAAATAACAACAGCTTTTTGTTTGATGTTGGTATTAAAGGTGGTTACGATACATTTACTAATATGCGGGATAACAATTCTTCTTATAATTTTAACTTTTCAAACATAGCCCTGGCATTTTCCTTATCACCAAAATCGGGTATTGGTGCTACATTAATACCATATACAAGTGTGAGTTACTCAATCTCTGAAATGGAAACTAACATTGAAGGCTCCAATGAAACTTTCACCTCCTATGCATACGGTGATGGTGGGATGAGCGAATTTAAAATTAATTACGGTTACCTGTTAAATGATAAAATAAGGTTGGGATTAAGCTCTTCCCTTTTGTTTGGTTCTATAGATGAAACAGAATATTTTTATCTTTCCAATTCCTATTTTGAAATAAACCGGGTTTCAAATTACTCGGGAATAAGATTTGGTGTCGGGTTTCAATATGATATAAATCCCAAAATAACCATAGCTGGTACCCTTCAGTCTTCGGCGTCATTAAAAGCATCTCTAAAAAGAAGTGTATTAAAAGCAATTGATGCCACAAGTATATATGTTGAAGAAGATGAAGAAGGGGAAATATCTGATTTTAAACTTCCTGTTGAATTAGGCACGGGAATAAAATATAATTTTTCTGATGAATTATTCTTTACAGCCGACTACAAGAAGAATTTCTGGTCATCAACAGATCAAAAAGATAATATGGGTACATACCTTGATCAGGATATATTTTCCTTTGGTGCCGAATATAAAAATAATACTTATACCGATAAATTTTGGAAAAAAGTTTCGTACCGGGCCGGATATAATTTTGATAACGGATACTTATCCATTAATGATGAAAAGGTTAACAGTTTTGCCTTAACACTCGGTTTGGGACTCCCCCTGAGTACTTCAAGAAATTCAGCAATAAATGTCTCGTATGCGTACGGAAGCAGGGGACAAATTGATAATTATTTTGTGAAAGAAAATTATCATTTGCTAACTGTGAACCTTAGTTTAGAAGACATTTGGTTTGTAAAAAGAAAAATAAATTAA